One Thermicanus aegyptius DSM 12793 DNA segment encodes these proteins:
- a CDS encoding ABC transporter ATP-binding protein: MPLIEIRDVKKTYTTGRETHVVLNGINQSIEKGEKVAIVGPSGSGKTTLLNIIGLLIQPTSGEVYINGRNVLSLSTDEKAKLRNQVFGYVFQDFVLMEKDHVLSNVMIPLLYASPRIKKGDRKQMVEEALEKVGLSHKLKEKVKYLSGGERQRVAIARAIVNNPFIILADEPTGSLDVKNRDIVMDLFDTLVEQGKTLLIVTHNEEIAKRCDRVVQIKNGILTATSTFTPGPAF; encoded by the coding sequence ATGCCTCTAATAGAGATTCGCGATGTTAAAAAAACATATACCACCGGCAGAGAGACCCATGTTGTTTTAAACGGCATAAATCAAAGCATTGAAAAGGGCGAAAAAGTGGCGATCGTAGGACCATCCGGATCGGGAAAAACGACATTGCTAAATATCATCGGTCTTTTGATTCAACCTACATCAGGTGAGGTCTACATCAATGGGCGAAATGTTCTTTCCTTATCAACCGATGAGAAGGCAAAATTAAGAAATCAAGTATTTGGTTATGTATTCCAAGACTTTGTTCTCATGGAGAAAGATCATGTGCTCTCAAATGTAATGATCCCCCTTCTTTATGCTTCTCCACGAATTAAAAAAGGAGATAGAAAGCAAATGGTGGAGGAAGCATTAGAAAAGGTCGGTCTAAGTCATAAGTTAAAAGAAAAAGTGAAATATTTATCAGGCGGAGAACGGCAAAGGGTGGCGATTGCCCGCGCGATTGTGAACAATCCATTCATTATCCTAGCCGATGAACCTACAGGTTCATTAGACGTGAAGAATCGGGATATCGTGATGGATCTTTTCGATACTTTGGTCGAGCAAGGAAAAACGCTGTTAATTGTCACCCATAACGAAGAGATTGCGAAACGATGCGATCGAGTGGTCCAAATAAAGAATGGTATTTTAACCGCCACTTCCACTTTTACACCTGGCCCGGCGTTTTGA
- a CDS encoding ROK family protein, whose product MLLGGIEAGGTKFVCGIGDENGRVLERISFPTKEPGETLAHVEAFFKEKKIDALGVGSFGPVDLNPSSPTYGSITSTPKLAWRDFPLLKELKKRLSLPIGFDTDVNAAALGEREWGAGRGLDSLLYMTVGTGIGVGAVVEGKLLHGLVHPEMGHMQVRRLPEDSFPGNCPYHGDCLEGMAAGPALEKRWGKKGPELSEVDRVWEWEAYYLGAAIANLILILSPKRIILGGGVMKETRLFPMIRERTRFILNGYVASPALESIDHYIVPPGLGDNAGLCGAFALAKAAQA is encoded by the coding sequence ATGCTGTTGGGTGGGATTGAAGCAGGAGGAACGAAATTTGTGTGCGGTATCGGCGATGAGAACGGGAGGGTACTGGAACGGATTTCCTTTCCCACGAAGGAACCGGGGGAGACGCTTGCGCATGTGGAAGCTTTTTTCAAAGAGAAAAAAATCGATGCGTTGGGAGTGGGCTCGTTCGGACCGGTCGATCTTAATCCGTCCAGTCCCACCTACGGTTCCATCACCTCGACCCCGAAATTGGCGTGGCGGGATTTTCCTCTCCTGAAGGAGTTGAAGAAGCGTCTTTCCCTCCCGATCGGCTTCGATACCGACGTCAATGCAGCCGCGTTAGGGGAGCGGGAATGGGGCGCAGGACGAGGCCTCGATTCCCTCCTCTATATGACCGTGGGGACGGGAATCGGCGTGGGTGCCGTGGTGGAGGGGAAATTGCTTCACGGTTTGGTCCATCCGGAGATGGGTCATATGCAGGTGAGGCGTCTGCCGGAGGATTCTTTCCCCGGGAATTGTCCTTACCATGGGGATTGTTTGGAGGGAATGGCGGCAGGGCCTGCCTTAGAGAAGCGGTGGGGGAAGAAAGGGCCAGAGCTTTCCGAGGTGGATCGAGTGTGGGAATGGGAAGCCTACTATCTTGGTGCCGCCATCGCCAATCTCATCCTCATCCTATCCCCGAAGCGGATCATTCTCGGAGGCGGAGTGATGAAGGAGACCCGGCTTTTCCCCATGATCCGGGAACGGACTCGCTTCATCCTGAACGGGTATGTGGCCAGTCCCGCCCTGGAGTCCATCGATCACTACATCGTTCCACCCGGCTTGGGAGATAACGCCGGGCTGTGCGGCGCCTTCGCCCTGGCGAAAGCGGCACAGGCCTAG
- a CDS encoding glutamine--tRNA ligase/YqeY domain fusion protein, with translation MENHEAPSHFIRNIVMEDLREGRVKEVVTRFPPEPNGYLHIGHAKSIVLNFELADEFKGRTNLRFDDTNPHKEDVEYVESIKEDVRWLGYEWDGLFFASDYFEEMYRRAVLLIKKGLAYVDDQSAEEIRKTRGTLTEPGKESPYRNRSVAENLDLFERMRKGEFKDGEKVLRAKIDMASPNLNMRDPVLYRILHATHHRTGDRWCIYPMYDFAHPLGDAIEGVTHSLCTLEFEDHRPLYDWVIRECEMENVPRQYEFARLNLTDTVMSKRKLKLLVDHGFVEGWDDPRMPTLSGLRRRGYTPEAIRAFAREIGVAKSNSVVDVRMLEHFVREDLKLKVPRMMAVLRPLKLVITNYPEGQVEWLDIENNAENPEMGERKIPFSRELYIEEEDFMENPPAKYHRLYPGNEVRLKNAYFVKCDDLVKDETGRVVEIHCTYDPETKSGSGFTGRKVKGTIHWVEATHAVPAEFRLYEPLLLNEKETDEEEEGKERSFLEQVNPNSLEILRGFVEPSLKEAKPGDSFQFLRHGYFHVDPKLTIGEKPVFNRIVSLKSSFEVKKES, from the coding sequence TTGGAGAATCACGAAGCCCCATCCCATTTCATACGAAATATTGTGATGGAAGACTTAAGGGAAGGCCGGGTGAAAGAGGTGGTGACCCGCTTTCCCCCTGAGCCGAACGGCTATTTACATATTGGACATGCCAAATCCATCGTCCTTAACTTTGAACTGGCCGACGAATTTAAGGGACGAACCAATCTCCGCTTTGACGATACCAATCCCCACAAGGAGGATGTGGAGTATGTGGAATCGATCAAGGAGGATGTACGCTGGCTCGGGTACGAGTGGGACGGGCTTTTCTTCGCTTCCGATTATTTTGAAGAGATGTATCGACGGGCCGTCTTGTTAATTAAAAAAGGGTTGGCCTATGTGGATGACCAGTCGGCGGAGGAGATTCGCAAGACGCGGGGAACGTTGACGGAGCCGGGAAAAGAAAGCCCATACCGGAACCGTTCGGTGGCGGAGAATTTGGATCTTTTCGAGCGGATGCGAAAAGGGGAGTTTAAGGATGGGGAGAAGGTGCTGAGAGCCAAGATCGATATGGCTTCGCCCAATCTCAACATGCGGGATCCCGTTCTCTATCGCATCCTCCATGCCACCCACCACCGGACAGGAGACCGGTGGTGCATCTACCCCATGTACGATTTCGCTCATCCCCTGGGGGATGCCATCGAAGGGGTGACCCATTCCCTCTGCACCTTGGAATTTGAGGATCACCGTCCTCTCTACGATTGGGTCATCCGGGAATGCGAGATGGAGAACGTTCCCAGACAATATGAGTTCGCCCGGCTTAACTTAACCGACACGGTGATGAGCAAGAGGAAGCTGAAGCTGTTGGTCGACCACGGCTTCGTGGAAGGATGGGATGATCCCCGCATGCCCACCCTATCCGGTTTACGGCGTAGGGGATACACCCCGGAGGCGATTCGCGCCTTTGCCCGGGAGATCGGGGTGGCGAAAAGCAACAGCGTGGTCGATGTCAGGATGCTGGAGCATTTCGTCCGGGAAGATTTGAAGCTGAAGGTCCCGCGGATGATGGCGGTCCTTCGTCCCTTGAAGCTGGTCATTACCAATTATCCGGAAGGTCAGGTGGAATGGCTCGATATCGAAAATAACGCCGAGAATCCGGAAATGGGGGAGCGGAAGATTCCTTTTTCCCGGGAGCTCTACATCGAAGAGGAGGATTTCATGGAGAATCCCCCGGCCAAGTATCACCGTCTCTATCCGGGAAATGAGGTGCGGCTGAAGAACGCTTATTTTGTGAAGTGCGATGATCTGGTGAAGGATGAGACGGGGAGGGTGGTGGAGATTCACTGCACCTATGATCCGGAGACGAAGAGCGGAAGTGGTTTCACCGGACGGAAGGTGAAGGGAACCATTCATTGGGTGGAGGCCACCCACGCCGTCCCCGCCGAGTTCCGTCTCTATGAACCGTTGCTTTTAAACGAGAAAGAGACCGATGAAGAGGAAGAAGGAAAGGAGAGATCGTTTCTGGAACAGGTAAATCCCAACTCCCTGGAAATCTTGCGGGGTTTTGTGGAGCCTTCTTTAAAGGAAGCGAAACCTGGGGATTCCTTTCAGTTTCTTCGTCATGGATATTTTCATGTAGATCCGAAACTTACCATCGGGGAGAAACCGGTCTTTAACCGGATCGTTTCCCTGAAGAGTTCCTTTGAGGTGAAGAAAGAATCGTAA
- a CDS encoding glycosyltransferase — translation MDQRVKIIHIIGGGEFGGAEQHILSLLEQIEKNQSYDTEVVTFYEGLLAKRLRERGDPVTVLPQSGRFDLKLYSRLVRLFRQKKPSIIHTHGVRANFFSRLGGKKAGVPHIVTTVHSILKHDYPKPAEYLVAKWMEKLTLSFSERYIAVSDAVKEDLIHFGVPLDHITVIHNGIHTESYAPGPALSQERERLRHEWGIPPESFLLLTVARLVPVKGIEDLIEGFAIAFANDPSLRLLIVGDGPERKSLERLAMEKKVSDQVLFAGFRQDIPALLAASDLYLNTSLSEGLPLSLMEAMAAEKPVIATQVGGMKEMIRHEETGLFIPPKSPQALAEAILRLRRDEPLQKKLGKTAGETVRKRFSVEAMGQATLHLYRSLIEG, via the coding sequence ATGGATCAAAGGGTAAAGATCATCCATATTATCGGCGGGGGGGAATTTGGCGGAGCCGAACAACATATTCTCTCTTTGCTGGAACAGATCGAAAAAAATCAATCATATGATACAGAGGTTGTTACGTTTTACGAGGGACTGTTGGCGAAACGGCTGCGGGAGCGGGGAGATCCTGTGACCGTCCTCCCGCAAAGCGGCCGTTTCGACCTTAAGCTCTATTCCCGTCTCGTCCGCCTTTTCCGTCAAAAAAAGCCTTCCATTATCCATACCCATGGAGTGCGCGCCAATTTTTTCTCCCGCCTGGGCGGAAAAAAGGCAGGCGTCCCACATATCGTAACCACCGTACATAGCATTCTAAAACATGACTATCCGAAACCGGCGGAATACCTCGTCGCAAAATGGATGGAGAAATTAACCCTCTCCTTCAGCGAACGGTATATCGCCGTAAGCGATGCGGTGAAAGAGGATCTCATTCATTTCGGCGTGCCGCTGGACCATATCACCGTGATTCATAACGGAATTCATACGGAATCCTATGCACCCGGTCCCGCCCTCTCCCAAGAACGGGAAAGATTGCGGCACGAGTGGGGAATCCCTCCGGAGAGCTTCCTCCTCCTCACCGTGGCGCGCCTGGTTCCGGTAAAAGGAATTGAAGACCTGATCGAAGGCTTTGCCATCGCTTTTGCCAATGATCCTTCCCTTCGCCTCCTCATCGTCGGCGATGGGCCGGAGAGAAAATCCCTGGAACGATTGGCCATGGAGAAAAAGGTGTCGGATCAAGTTCTCTTTGCAGGATTCCGTCAGGATATTCCGGCCCTTCTCGCCGCTTCCGATCTCTACCTGAATACCTCCTTGTCGGAGGGGCTCCCCCTCTCCCTGATGGAGGCTATGGCGGCGGAAAAACCGGTCATCGCCACCCAAGTAGGGGGAATGAAGGAGATGATCCGCCACGAAGAGACCGGCCTCTTCATTCCCCCAAAATCACCCCAGGCCCTGGCCGAGGCCATTCTTCGCCTGAGAAGGGATGAACCGCTACAAAAAAAACTTGGCAAAACGGCCGGGGAAACGGTGAGGAAACGTTTCTCCGTAGAAGCGATGGGTCAAGCTACCCTACATCTATATCGATCACTCATAGAAGGATGA
- the murJ gene encoding murein biosynthesis integral membrane protein MurJ, which yields MPKSIIQSALLVMIATLLGRAMGFIRTIFVSQAFGTSLEASAYMLAFTIPNTLFTFLPGVMNAVFIPVLKGLYSSGNPLRARLLFQKMLTITTLIYLLLGVFIWIWADPITSFIASGGSEALKDLSAHLLRLMTPSLLFIVLLGLFSSTLNVHYYFVLPTLGTIMNSLIVILSLFFLVPSMGINGLAIGTTLGFAGGSLMMLPFILKEKYSLRPDWRWRDEDLITIGWRFIPILLGSFLTTMNEFIEKFLVAGFGDDKIAALGYARQLVQLPIAILFGAIVSPLYILLLDQMKGGKMEETRQTLSRSVTLMTLLFLPITVGIGILTAPLVSLLFERGAFDARSTEITSIALLLLGISLLPTIVKDLFTRVFYALDNTWIPVVLNVLQILFYILLSLLLIPRMGFGAVALGWSLASLLGALLIGALLWKKIGPFLGRSYLRSLMKGVAATFMTGLMVYGIESLLIRIGASSFLHLVAGGGSGLLLYLFFLFVLKEENFLTYANRLLRRKRVRRKI from the coding sequence ATGCCGAAGAGCATCATACAATCCGCCCTCCTTGTCATGATCGCCACCCTCTTGGGACGGGCGATGGGCTTTATCCGGACGATCTTCGTGAGCCAGGCTTTTGGAACCTCCTTGGAAGCGAGCGCCTATATGCTCGCTTTTACCATTCCCAACACCCTTTTTACATTCCTTCCGGGAGTGATGAACGCCGTCTTTATCCCGGTTTTAAAAGGTCTTTACTCCAGCGGGAATCCCCTTCGTGCCCGTCTTCTTTTTCAAAAAATGTTAACTATTACTACCCTCATCTACCTTCTTTTGGGGGTGTTCATCTGGATTTGGGCGGACCCGATCACAAGCTTCATCGCCTCGGGAGGGAGTGAAGCGCTGAAGGATCTCTCCGCCCATCTGTTGCGGCTCATGACCCCTTCCCTTCTCTTTATCGTTCTTCTGGGGCTTTTCTCCAGCACTTTAAATGTCCATTATTATTTCGTCCTCCCCACCCTTGGGACGATCATGAACAGCCTCATCGTGATTCTTTCTCTTTTTTTTCTCGTCCCTTCCATGGGAATAAACGGCTTGGCCATCGGAACGACGCTTGGCTTCGCCGGAGGAAGCCTGATGATGCTGCCCTTTATCCTGAAGGAGAAATACTCGCTCCGGCCCGACTGGCGTTGGCGGGATGAAGATCTGATCACCATCGGCTGGCGTTTTATTCCCATTCTCCTCGGTTCGTTTCTTACCACGATGAACGAGTTTATTGAAAAATTTTTGGTCGCAGGCTTCGGGGATGATAAGATCGCCGCCTTGGGGTATGCCCGCCAGTTGGTCCAGCTCCCCATCGCCATCCTCTTCGGCGCCATCGTCTCCCCCCTGTACATCCTCCTCCTCGATCAAATGAAAGGAGGAAAGATGGAGGAAACGAGACAGACCCTCTCTCGTTCCGTCACCCTCATGACCCTTCTCTTTCTTCCCATCACCGTAGGGATCGGGATCCTAACCGCCCCCCTCGTCTCCCTTCTCTTTGAGCGGGGCGCTTTTGACGCCCGTTCCACGGAAATTACGTCCATCGCCCTCCTGCTGTTGGGGATCAGCCTCCTCCCGACCATTGTGAAGGATCTCTTCACCCGGGTCTTTTATGCGCTGGACAACACCTGGATTCCGGTGGTTCTAAATGTGCTTCAGATCCTTTTCTACATCCTCTTAAGCCTCCTTCTCATCCCCCGGATGGGCTTCGGCGCAGTGGCACTGGGATGGAGCCTCGCTTCCCTCTTGGGCGCTCTCCTCATTGGAGCGCTCCTCTGGAAGAAAATCGGTCCCTTCCTGGGAAGATCCTATCTTCGCTCATTGATGAAGGGAGTTGCCGCAACTTTTATGACGGGTCTCATGGTCTATGGCATCGAATCCCTTTTGATCAGGATAGGCGCCTCATCCTTCCTTCATCTTGTCGCAGGAGGGGGAAGCGGCCTTCTCCTCTATCTCTTCTTTCTCTTCGTTCTAAAAGAAGAGAACTTCCTCACCTACGCAAACCGGCTCCTGCGAAGAAAAAGGGTTAGAAGAAAGATATAA
- a CDS encoding FAD-binding oxidoreductase, translated as MDWREELRALLPHERFTVNATELDRHSRDESYHTPHAPDVVCFPETKEEVSRILRFANERRIPVVPFGVGSSLEGHTIPYRGGISLDMTRMNRILQVYPEDFLVRVEPGVTRTQLNKELKKYGLFFSVDPGADATLGGMAATNASGTTAVRYGVMRDQVKGLEVVLADGRIIRTGGSYVKSAAGYSLTGLFVGSEGTLGVFTELLLRVYGLPEAIVAARVSFPTVREAVATANSLMQAGIPIARVELLDAESIRQINREHESHYEEAPTLFLEFHGNEAGLAQDLRFAQELSAENRGGSFFFEKEEEARAKLWEARHHLAYSFIHGYPGRKMMLTDVALPLSELAGAVELARKLLDQYGIPGGVLGHIGDGNFHTVMMVDVEDGEEMKRAEEMHAHLTEYALDKGGTCTGEHGIGVGKIRYMRREHGEGVELMRAIKKAFDPENILNPGKIFPQEESGR; from the coding sequence ATGGACTGGAGAGAAGAGTTGCGCGCTTTATTGCCCCACGAACGTTTCACGGTGAATGCTACGGAATTGGACCGACACAGCCGAGATGAGTCGTATCACACCCCTCACGCTCCGGATGTGGTTTGTTTTCCCGAGACGAAGGAGGAGGTAAGCCGCATTCTCCGATTTGCCAACGAACGTCGTATTCCGGTCGTTCCCTTTGGTGTGGGCAGCAGCCTGGAGGGGCATACGATCCCTTATAGAGGGGGGATTAGCCTGGATATGACCCGCATGAACCGTATCCTTCAGGTTTATCCGGAAGATTTTCTTGTTCGGGTAGAACCCGGCGTAACCCGGACACAGCTTAATAAGGAACTTAAAAAGTATGGACTTTTCTTTTCCGTAGATCCCGGTGCCGATGCGACCTTGGGAGGGATGGCGGCCACCAATGCGAGCGGGACAACGGCGGTCCGATATGGGGTGATGCGGGATCAGGTGAAGGGATTGGAAGTGGTGTTGGCCGACGGGCGCATCATTCGCACCGGAGGATCTTATGTGAAGTCGGCGGCAGGCTATTCCCTGACCGGTCTGTTTGTCGGGTCGGAGGGGACACTCGGCGTATTTACCGAACTTCTGCTCAGGGTCTATGGATTGCCGGAAGCCATCGTGGCGGCCAGGGTTTCTTTCCCAACGGTTCGGGAAGCGGTTGCTACGGCCAATTCCCTGATGCAGGCGGGCATCCCCATTGCCCGGGTGGAGCTTCTCGACGCCGAGTCGATCCGCCAGATCAATCGGGAACATGAATCCCATTATGAGGAGGCCCCGACGCTCTTTTTGGAGTTTCATGGGAATGAGGCCGGACTCGCCCAAGATCTTCGCTTTGCCCAGGAGCTATCGGCGGAGAATCGGGGGGGCAGTTTCTTCTTTGAGAAGGAAGAGGAAGCCCGGGCCAAGCTGTGGGAGGCGCGCCACCATCTGGCCTATTCCTTCATCCATGGCTATCCGGGCAGGAAGATGATGCTTACCGACGTAGCCCTTCCCCTCTCCGAATTGGCGGGGGCAGTGGAGTTGGCGAGGAAACTCCTGGATCAATACGGCATCCCCGGAGGGGTACTAGGGCATATCGGCGACGGGAATTTCCACACCGTCATGATGGTGGATGTGGAGGATGGGGAAGAAATGAAGAGAGCCGAAGAGATGCACGCCCACCTTACCGAATATGCTTTGGACAAGGGGGGGACCTGTACCGGAGAACATGGGATCGGCGTGGGGAAGATCCGATACATGAGGAGGGAACATGGGGAAGGGGTCGAGCTGATGCGGGCCATTAAAAAAGCCTTCGATCCCGAAAATATCCTGAATCCCGGAAAGATCTTTCCCCAGGAGGAGAGCGGTAGATAA
- a CDS encoding NAD-dependent epimerase/dehydratase family protein: MRILITGGAGFIGSHIAQACVEKGFETYIFDDLSTGREENLFPEAHFIKGDLADAPLEDLLADIQPDYLIHEAAQASVPVSTKDPCRDAEINILGTVRLLEAAKKSNVKKVVYASSAAVYGNPVRLPIDESHPQHPLSFYGVSKYVPEFYLDLYWKHFGLPYTVLRYANVYGPRQVAHGEGGVVAIFADKIKRGEKLSVYGDGDQTRDFIYVSDVVAANLAALERGTGEIFNIGTGIPTSVNQLIKAFEEILGHPVEKEYLPPREGDIRDSLFHINKAVKELAWSPKVSLAEGLRRTLSS, translated from the coding sequence ATGCGGATACTGATCACCGGTGGAGCGGGATTTATCGGCTCCCACATCGCCCAAGCCTGTGTAGAAAAAGGGTTTGAAACCTATATCTTTGATGATCTGTCGACCGGGAGGGAGGAAAACCTCTTTCCGGAAGCCCACTTCATCAAGGGCGATCTGGCCGATGCTCCGCTGGAAGACCTCCTCGCCGATATACAGCCCGATTACCTCATCCACGAAGCGGCACAGGCCTCCGTTCCGGTTTCAACGAAGGATCCCTGTCGGGACGCGGAGATCAATATCCTCGGTACGGTCCGTCTCCTTGAAGCTGCGAAGAAATCCAATGTAAAAAAGGTCGTTTACGCCTCTTCCGCCGCCGTCTATGGGAATCCGGTTCGCCTCCCCATCGACGAGAGCCATCCCCAACATCCCCTCTCCTTCTACGGAGTCAGCAAATATGTCCCGGAATTTTATTTAGACCTCTATTGGAAACATTTTGGACTCCCCTATACCGTCCTCCGCTATGCCAATGTGTATGGCCCCCGACAGGTGGCACACGGTGAAGGGGGGGTAGTGGCCATCTTCGCCGATAAAATCAAACGAGGAGAAAAATTATCCGTCTATGGGGACGGGGATCAAACCCGTGATTTCATCTACGTCTCCGATGTGGTGGCGGCCAATCTGGCCGCACTCGAGCGGGGGACAGGGGAAATATTTAACATTGGGACCGGGATCCCCACCTCGGTGAACCAATTGATCAAAGCCTTTGAAGAGATCCTGGGACACCCGGTAGAAAAAGAATATCTCCCGCCTAGGGAGGGAGATATTCGAGATAGCTTATTTCACATCAATAAGGCCGTCAAGGAGCTTGCTTGGTCTCCCAAGGTATCGCTGGCGGAAGGATTGCGCCGTACCCTCAGTAGCTGA
- a CDS encoding DUF350 domain-containing protein: MADWLDNPYIAAIAYYSVAGLAIILFLTVFEVMTRYHTWQEIKRGNLAVALAVAGKIFGISNILHFSILHHDTLGKSLLWGGMGSALLLLAYLIFEFLTPQFRVDQELEQGNLAVGFLSMVISVSFSYIIGASISY; the protein is encoded by the coding sequence ATGGCAGATTGGCTTGATAATCCCTATATTGCGGCAATTGCCTACTATTCCGTGGCGGGACTCGCCATCATCCTCTTTCTTACGGTATTTGAGGTGATGACGAGGTATCACACCTGGCAGGAGATTAAGCGGGGAAACTTGGCCGTCGCATTGGCGGTGGCAGGGAAAATCTTCGGCATCTCCAATATTCTGCATTTCTCCATCCTCCATCATGATACCCTTGGGAAGTCTTTGCTATGGGGAGGAATGGGATCCGCTTTACTTCTTCTTGCTTATCTCATCTTTGAATTTCTTACTCCCCAATTTCGGGTGGATCAGGAACTTGAACAGGGAAATCTGGCCGTGGGATTCCTTTCCATGGTGATCTCCGTCAGTTTCTCCTACATCATCGGGGCAAGCATCAGCTACTGA
- a CDS encoding glycosyltransferase family 4 protein codes for MSKEGKVLLISYLFPPIAGGGVPRPLKMVKYLPQYGWNPVVLTVDPRYHASLDESLLQQIPDLTPIYRAREFNPYASINRLRTSSLQESSRRRKNGSGDTETSIHKTPSEGGSFPQKEGSSWIEGVKQGLFKALKKGKNWILIPDDHIFWVPFAVRMGLRAIREQKVDLIYSTSGPYSCHLVARRLAHITRLPWVADFRDPWTQNMHRSGIAWREWIEERMERSVMREATAITTVTHSFAQNFKAKFPEIRQIEVIHNGYDPDDYLAIEGEPDPDRLSFAYTGIFYKERNPRLFLRAVAELIDEGRIKRDELRLRFAGIFDYPGYHENEEAVKNLGLEDIVEVLGYLPHRESLTLLKKSHILLLIGDTAPGSENYIPGKLFEYLAVKRPVLAFSLPGEATQIIERFHIGQAVSPTDLEAMKKAILTFYEAWKRGELADLFSFTEEESALALYRRDEQARQLAHLFNEIKEEMNEG; via the coding sequence GTGTCCAAAGAAGGGAAAGTGCTGCTCATTTCCTATCTCTTTCCTCCCATCGCCGGAGGTGGAGTCCCGAGGCCCCTTAAAATGGTCAAATATCTCCCCCAATATGGATGGAATCCTGTTGTTTTAACGGTGGACCCCCGGTACCATGCGTCGCTGGATGAGAGTCTCCTACAACAGATTCCAGATTTGACCCCGATCTACCGGGCGCGGGAATTTAATCCTTACGCATCCATCAACAGGCTTCGAACCTCTTCTCTACAGGAGTCTTCCCGCCGGAGAAAGAATGGATCCGGGGATACGGAGACTTCGATTCATAAGACCCCTTCCGAGGGGGGGAGTTTTCCGCAGAAAGAGGGCTCTTCGTGGATCGAAGGGGTGAAACAGGGGCTATTTAAGGCCCTCAAAAAAGGGAAGAATTGGATTCTCATCCCTGATGATCACATTTTCTGGGTCCCTTTTGCCGTTCGCATGGGGTTAAGGGCGATTCGGGAACAGAAGGTGGACCTCATCTACTCCACCTCCGGTCCCTACTCCTGCCATCTGGTAGCCCGCCGCTTGGCCCACATTACCAGGCTCCCGTGGGTTGCCGATTTCCGGGATCCTTGGACGCAGAACATGCACCGTTCCGGCATCGCCTGGAGGGAATGGATCGAGGAACGAATGGAGCGTTCCGTCATGCGGGAGGCGACGGCCATAACGACCGTAACCCATTCTTTTGCCCAAAACTTTAAGGCGAAGTTTCCGGAGATTCGCCAGATTGAGGTAATCCATAACGGATATGATCCGGATGATTATTTAGCGATTGAAGGAGAGCCCGACCCGGATCGTCTCTCCTTCGCCTATACGGGGATCTTTTACAAAGAGAGAAATCCCCGCCTCTTTTTGCGCGCTGTGGCCGAGTTGATCGATGAAGGAAGGATAAAACGGGATGAGCTGCGCTTACGCTTCGCCGGCATATTCGACTATCCGGGATACCATGAGAATGAAGAGGCGGTAAAAAACTTGGGTCTTGAAGACATCGTAGAGGTATTGGGATATCTTCCCCATCGGGAATCCCTCACGCTGCTCAAGAAATCCCACATTCTCCTCCTGATCGGCGACACGGCCCCTGGGTCGGAGAACTATATTCCGGGAAAACTCTTCGAATACCTGGCGGTGAAGCGCCCCGTTCTCGCCTTCAGCCTCCCTGGAGAGGCGACGCAGATCATTGAACGCTTTCATATCGGACAGGCCGTTTCTCCCACCGATTTAGAGGCGATGAAGAAGGCGATCCTTACGTTTTATGAAGCATGGAAACGGGGAGAATTGGCTGATCTCTTCTCTTTTACCGAGGAGGAGAGTGCACTTGCTCTCTACCGCAGGGATGAACAGGCACGGCAATTGGCCCACCTTTTCAATGAGATTAAAGAAGAGATGAACGAAGGGTAG